In one Lycium barbarum isolate Lr01 chromosome 7, ASM1917538v2, whole genome shotgun sequence genomic region, the following are encoded:
- the LOC132604006 gene encoding cysteine-rich receptor-like protein kinase 44 isoform X2 — MPSLNIPLCLVLFLISQSNRITVSALDDSYYCPNTTTYSTNSSYHSNLILLLSTFSNASSKYGFYNSSTGSGSNSERIYGLFMCRADISRGYCQDCVTTAAKNIIQFCPGRKTAVFWSDRCLLRYTNRSIFPDPDYGSIINKPDRPYVVRNPIQITSDEQTMFKQKLGELIDDVATQAASDPSIGKKFATREANFTVNKTIYASAQCIPDLSSSACLKCLRIVIKVFHKFHDEPMGARVQFPSCLMRYEEYPFYNSKPPALSYNQGHNGIPKHVVLIFCVVVAIVLLFLLSSGLFLLLLRRRRRKRNNTLKEMNVDLSGILTAESLQYDFSTIEAATNCFSMENKIGVGGFGDVYKGELVTGQEIAVKRLSRRSSQGVNEFKNEVVLVAKLQHKNLVRLLGFCLEGEEKILIYEFVPNKSLDYFLLDTKKQAALSWSVRDKIIRGIVRGLVYLHEDSRPRIIHRDLKASNILLDKDMNSKISDFGMARIFGVDQTEGSTGIIVGTYGYMSPEYAMHGQFSVKSDVFSFGVLLLEIISGKRNRSFYQEDKFDDLVAHAWKLWKDGKAMELVDSTLIGDSNLRSEIMRCIHIGLLCVQNDLDQRPTTALIAHILSTASATLPEPNQPASYKDYTRIEKMDQHTSKSIRSSVIQEPITEVYPR, encoded by the exons ATGCCTAGTTTGAATATCCCATTATGCCTTGTGCTTTTCTTGATCAGCCAAAGTAATAGAATTACAGTATCAGCTCTTGATGACTCTTATTATTGCCCAAACACAACTACTTACAGTACAAATTCCTCTTATCATTCCAACCTCATCTTACTACTTTCAACCTTTTCTAACGCCTCAAGCAAATATGGTTTTTACAATTCCTCCACTGGCAGCGGCAGTAATTCTGAAAGAATCTATGGTTTGTTTATGTGTCGAGCTGATATTTCAAGGGGGTATTGTCAAGATTGTGTGACTACAGCTGCTAAAAATATAATCCAGTTTTGCCCCGGCAGAAAAACGGCTGTATTTTGGTCGGACCGGTGCTTATTACGTTATACGAATCGATCAATTTTCCCCGATCCAGATTATGGATCCATAATTAACAAACCAGATAGACCTTATGTTGTACGTAATCCTATTCAGATTACCTCTGATGAACAGACTATGTTCAAACAGAAGCTGGGGGAATTGATAGATGACGTGGCGACTCAGGCTGCTAGTGATCCTTCGATAGGCAAGAAATTCGCCACTAGAGAAGCCAATTTTACTGTTAACAAAACAATTTATGCCTCAGCTCAATGCATTCCTGATCTTTCTTCTTCTGCTTGCCTAAAGTGCCTTAGGATTGTGATCAAAGTTTTCCATAAGTTTCATGATGAACCTATGGGTGCTAGAGTTCAATTTCCCAGTTGTCTTATGAGGTATGAAGAATACCCCTTCTACAACAGCAAGCCACCTGCTCTGTCCTATAATCAAG GGCATAATGGAATTCCAAAACATGTAGTCCTAATTTTCTGTGTAGTCGTTGCCATCGTTCTTTTGTTTCTACTATCCAGTGGACTCTTTCTTTTGCTActgaggagaaggaggaggaaaaGAAATAATACGCTAAAGGAGATGAATG tTGATCTTAGTGGGATTCTAACGGCTGAATCCTTGCAATATGACTTTAGTACAATTGAAGCTGCCACTAACTGTTTCTCTATGGAAAACAAAATTGGTGTTGGTGGATTTGGTGATGTATATAAG ggtgagcttgTAACTGGACAAGAGATAGCTGTAAAAAGACTATCAAGAAGGTCAAGCCAAGGTGTAAATGAATTTAAGAATGAGGTTGTACTTGTAGCTAAGCTTCAACACAAAAATTTAGTGAGACTGCTCGGTTTTTGCTTGGAAGGAGAAGAAAAGATACTCATCTATGAGTTCGTGCCCAACAAAAGCCTCGACTATTTCTTACTTG ATACGAAGAAGCAAGCGGCTTTGAGTTGGTCAGTACGTGACAAGATTATTAGAGGAATAGTACGAGGATTAGTTTATCTTCATGAAGATTCTCGTCCTCGAATCATACATCGTGATCTTAAAGCAAGCAATATTTTGTTAGACAAAGACATGAACTCAAAAATTTCAGATTTTGGCATGGCTAGGATTTTTGGAGTTGATCAAACTGAAGGAAGCACTGGCATAATTGTTGGCACATA CGGCTACATGTCTCCAGAATATGCGATGCACGGTCAGTTCTCTGTGAAGTCTGATGTATTCAGTTTCGGTGTGCTTCTTCTGGAGATAATAAGTGGAAAGAGAAATAGATCATTTTATCAAGAAGATAAATTTGATGACCTTGTTGCCCAT GCTTGGAAGCTGTGGAAAGATGGCAAAGCTATGGAACTCGTAGATTCAACTCTTATCGGTGACTCAAATTTAAGGTCTGAAATCATGAGATGTATACATATTGGGTTGTTATGTGTTCAAAATGATTTGGATCAAAGACCTACAACTGCTTTGATAGCTCATATTCTCAGTACTGCATCTGCTACTCTGCCAGAGCCAAATCAACCAGCATCTTATAAGGATTACACTAGAATAGAAAAGATGGATCAACACACAAGCAAATCCATTCGATCGTCCGTTATTCAA
- the LOC132604006 gene encoding cysteine-rich receptor-like protein kinase 44 isoform X1 encodes MPSLNIPLCLVLFLISQSNRITVSALDDSYYCPNTTTYSTNSSYHSNLILLLSTFSNASSKYGFYNSSTGSGSNSERIYGLFMCRADISRGYCQDCVTTAAKNIIQFCPGRKTAVFWSDRCLLRYTNRSIFPDPDYGSIINKPDRPYVVRNPIQITSDEQTMFKQKLGELIDDVATQAASDPSIGKKFATREANFTVNKTIYASAQCIPDLSSSACLKCLRIVIKVFHKFHDEPMGARVQFPSCLMRYEEYPFYNSKPPALSYNQGHNGIPKHVVLIFCVVVAIVLLFLLSSGLFLLLLRRRRRKRNNTLKEMNVTVDLSGILTAESLQYDFSTIEAATNCFSMENKIGVGGFGDVYKGELVTGQEIAVKRLSRRSSQGVNEFKNEVVLVAKLQHKNLVRLLGFCLEGEEKILIYEFVPNKSLDYFLLDTKKQAALSWSVRDKIIRGIVRGLVYLHEDSRPRIIHRDLKASNILLDKDMNSKISDFGMARIFGVDQTEGSTGIIVGTYGYMSPEYAMHGQFSVKSDVFSFGVLLLEIISGKRNRSFYQEDKFDDLVAHAWKLWKDGKAMELVDSTLIGDSNLRSEIMRCIHIGLLCVQNDLDQRPTTALIAHILSTASATLPEPNQPASYKDYTRIEKMDQHTSKSIRSSVIQEPITEVYPR; translated from the exons ATGCCTAGTTTGAATATCCCATTATGCCTTGTGCTTTTCTTGATCAGCCAAAGTAATAGAATTACAGTATCAGCTCTTGATGACTCTTATTATTGCCCAAACACAACTACTTACAGTACAAATTCCTCTTATCATTCCAACCTCATCTTACTACTTTCAACCTTTTCTAACGCCTCAAGCAAATATGGTTTTTACAATTCCTCCACTGGCAGCGGCAGTAATTCTGAAAGAATCTATGGTTTGTTTATGTGTCGAGCTGATATTTCAAGGGGGTATTGTCAAGATTGTGTGACTACAGCTGCTAAAAATATAATCCAGTTTTGCCCCGGCAGAAAAACGGCTGTATTTTGGTCGGACCGGTGCTTATTACGTTATACGAATCGATCAATTTTCCCCGATCCAGATTATGGATCCATAATTAACAAACCAGATAGACCTTATGTTGTACGTAATCCTATTCAGATTACCTCTGATGAACAGACTATGTTCAAACAGAAGCTGGGGGAATTGATAGATGACGTGGCGACTCAGGCTGCTAGTGATCCTTCGATAGGCAAGAAATTCGCCACTAGAGAAGCCAATTTTACTGTTAACAAAACAATTTATGCCTCAGCTCAATGCATTCCTGATCTTTCTTCTTCTGCTTGCCTAAAGTGCCTTAGGATTGTGATCAAAGTTTTCCATAAGTTTCATGATGAACCTATGGGTGCTAGAGTTCAATTTCCCAGTTGTCTTATGAGGTATGAAGAATACCCCTTCTACAACAGCAAGCCACCTGCTCTGTCCTATAATCAAG GGCATAATGGAATTCCAAAACATGTAGTCCTAATTTTCTGTGTAGTCGTTGCCATCGTTCTTTTGTTTCTACTATCCAGTGGACTCTTTCTTTTGCTActgaggagaaggaggaggaaaaGAAATAATACGCTAAAGGAGATGAATG ttacagtTGATCTTAGTGGGATTCTAACGGCTGAATCCTTGCAATATGACTTTAGTACAATTGAAGCTGCCACTAACTGTTTCTCTATGGAAAACAAAATTGGTGTTGGTGGATTTGGTGATGTATATAAG ggtgagcttgTAACTGGACAAGAGATAGCTGTAAAAAGACTATCAAGAAGGTCAAGCCAAGGTGTAAATGAATTTAAGAATGAGGTTGTACTTGTAGCTAAGCTTCAACACAAAAATTTAGTGAGACTGCTCGGTTTTTGCTTGGAAGGAGAAGAAAAGATACTCATCTATGAGTTCGTGCCCAACAAAAGCCTCGACTATTTCTTACTTG ATACGAAGAAGCAAGCGGCTTTGAGTTGGTCAGTACGTGACAAGATTATTAGAGGAATAGTACGAGGATTAGTTTATCTTCATGAAGATTCTCGTCCTCGAATCATACATCGTGATCTTAAAGCAAGCAATATTTTGTTAGACAAAGACATGAACTCAAAAATTTCAGATTTTGGCATGGCTAGGATTTTTGGAGTTGATCAAACTGAAGGAAGCACTGGCATAATTGTTGGCACATA CGGCTACATGTCTCCAGAATATGCGATGCACGGTCAGTTCTCTGTGAAGTCTGATGTATTCAGTTTCGGTGTGCTTCTTCTGGAGATAATAAGTGGAAAGAGAAATAGATCATTTTATCAAGAAGATAAATTTGATGACCTTGTTGCCCAT GCTTGGAAGCTGTGGAAAGATGGCAAAGCTATGGAACTCGTAGATTCAACTCTTATCGGTGACTCAAATTTAAGGTCTGAAATCATGAGATGTATACATATTGGGTTGTTATGTGTTCAAAATGATTTGGATCAAAGACCTACAACTGCTTTGATAGCTCATATTCTCAGTACTGCATCTGCTACTCTGCCAGAGCCAAATCAACCAGCATCTTATAAGGATTACACTAGAATAGAAAAGATGGATCAACACACAAGCAAATCCATTCGATCGTCCGTTATTCAA
- the LOC132604006 gene encoding cysteine-rich receptor-like protein kinase 25 isoform X3 — protein MPSLNIPLCLVLFLISQSNRITVSALDDSYYCPNTTTYSTNSSYHSNLILLLSTFSNASSKYGFYNSSTGSGSNSERIYGLFMCRADISRGYCQDCVTTAAKNIIQFCPGRKTAVFWSDRCLLRYTNRSIFPDPDYGSIINKPDRPYVVRNPIQITSDEQTMFKQKLGELIDDVATQAASDPSIGKKFATREANFTVNKTIYASAQCIPDLSSSACLKCLRIVIKVFHKFHDEPMGARVQFPSCLMRYEEYPFYNSKPPALSYNQGHNGIPKHVVLIFCVVVAIVLLFLLSSGLFLLLLRRRRRKRNNTLKEMNVTVDLSGILTAESLQYDFSTIEAATNCFSMENKIGVGGFGDVYKGELVTGQEIAVKRLSRRSSQGVNEFKNEVVLVAKLQHKNLVRLLGFCLEGEEKILIYEFVPNKSLDYFLLDFGMARIFGVDQTEGSTGIIVGTYGYMSPEYAMHGQFSVKSDVFSFGVLLLEIISGKRNRSFYQEDKFDDLVAHAWKLWKDGKAMELVDSTLIGDSNLRSEIMRCIHIGLLCVQNDLDQRPTTALIAHILSTASATLPEPNQPASYKDYTRIEKMDQHTSKSIRSSVIQEPITEVYPR, from the exons ATGCCTAGTTTGAATATCCCATTATGCCTTGTGCTTTTCTTGATCAGCCAAAGTAATAGAATTACAGTATCAGCTCTTGATGACTCTTATTATTGCCCAAACACAACTACTTACAGTACAAATTCCTCTTATCATTCCAACCTCATCTTACTACTTTCAACCTTTTCTAACGCCTCAAGCAAATATGGTTTTTACAATTCCTCCACTGGCAGCGGCAGTAATTCTGAAAGAATCTATGGTTTGTTTATGTGTCGAGCTGATATTTCAAGGGGGTATTGTCAAGATTGTGTGACTACAGCTGCTAAAAATATAATCCAGTTTTGCCCCGGCAGAAAAACGGCTGTATTTTGGTCGGACCGGTGCTTATTACGTTATACGAATCGATCAATTTTCCCCGATCCAGATTATGGATCCATAATTAACAAACCAGATAGACCTTATGTTGTACGTAATCCTATTCAGATTACCTCTGATGAACAGACTATGTTCAAACAGAAGCTGGGGGAATTGATAGATGACGTGGCGACTCAGGCTGCTAGTGATCCTTCGATAGGCAAGAAATTCGCCACTAGAGAAGCCAATTTTACTGTTAACAAAACAATTTATGCCTCAGCTCAATGCATTCCTGATCTTTCTTCTTCTGCTTGCCTAAAGTGCCTTAGGATTGTGATCAAAGTTTTCCATAAGTTTCATGATGAACCTATGGGTGCTAGAGTTCAATTTCCCAGTTGTCTTATGAGGTATGAAGAATACCCCTTCTACAACAGCAAGCCACCTGCTCTGTCCTATAATCAAG GGCATAATGGAATTCCAAAACATGTAGTCCTAATTTTCTGTGTAGTCGTTGCCATCGTTCTTTTGTTTCTACTATCCAGTGGACTCTTTCTTTTGCTActgaggagaaggaggaggaaaaGAAATAATACGCTAAAGGAGATGAATG ttacagtTGATCTTAGTGGGATTCTAACGGCTGAATCCTTGCAATATGACTTTAGTACAATTGAAGCTGCCACTAACTGTTTCTCTATGGAAAACAAAATTGGTGTTGGTGGATTTGGTGATGTATATAAG ggtgagcttgTAACTGGACAAGAGATAGCTGTAAAAAGACTATCAAGAAGGTCAAGCCAAGGTGTAAATGAATTTAAGAATGAGGTTGTACTTGTAGCTAAGCTTCAACACAAAAATTTAGTGAGACTGCTCGGTTTTTGCTTGGAAGGAGAAGAAAAGATACTCATCTATGAGTTCGTGCCCAACAAAAGCCTCGACTATTTCTTACTTG ATTTTGGCATGGCTAGGATTTTTGGAGTTGATCAAACTGAAGGAAGCACTGGCATAATTGTTGGCACATA CGGCTACATGTCTCCAGAATATGCGATGCACGGTCAGTTCTCTGTGAAGTCTGATGTATTCAGTTTCGGTGTGCTTCTTCTGGAGATAATAAGTGGAAAGAGAAATAGATCATTTTATCAAGAAGATAAATTTGATGACCTTGTTGCCCAT GCTTGGAAGCTGTGGAAAGATGGCAAAGCTATGGAACTCGTAGATTCAACTCTTATCGGTGACTCAAATTTAAGGTCTGAAATCATGAGATGTATACATATTGGGTTGTTATGTGTTCAAAATGATTTGGATCAAAGACCTACAACTGCTTTGATAGCTCATATTCTCAGTACTGCATCTGCTACTCTGCCAGAGCCAAATCAACCAGCATCTTATAAGGATTACACTAGAATAGAAAAGATGGATCAACACACAAGCAAATCCATTCGATCGTCCGTTATTCAA